The following are encoded in a window of Primulina eburnea isolate SZY01 chromosome 4, ASM2296580v1, whole genome shotgun sequence genomic DNA:
- the LOC140830945 gene encoding P-loop NTPase domain-containing protein LPA1 homolog 1-like isoform X1 yields the protein MAGAEGVAKLLYVVVVDNDVASSFRYTRSVLQSTLQLMGCKPRHAFKISQSVFEILRRDTMVDKLASARFMMSQDSGFHNQRDTECYDDWLDRADVDQLDVEEDRSKSIPFELYKRRTTVVVKRNRFQDLVCETLSEYKYVGPYQRADLFLACRIKERKESMTVLLCGTSGCGKSTLSALLGSRLGLTTVISTDSIRHMMRSFVDEKQNPLLWASTYHAGEHLDPVAVAEAKSKRKAKKSAGISATSTTKDEAFRNSTAGKSDGNFNTSDLISSKQMAIEGFKAQSEMVIDSLDRLITSWEDRKESVVVEGVHLSLNFVMGLMKKHPSIIPFMIYISNEDKHLERFAVRAKYMTLDPAKNKYVKYIRNIRRIQEYLCDRADKHLVPKINNTNVDKSVAAIHATVFSCLRRRQAGEQLYDPITNTVAIVDEEYRNQLTANSLSSKGMFQLIQRKGSSNQLMALLNHDGSVAKAWPVGVTDDNGNPTECHAKGNRVGTPMYGPLQIGKAEPVNLQFGHFGISSWPNDTGCTSSASSMDESRGFLTENSSRHFSSYCSSPRISNVPSKEPKEDRSVQGSDEEVDPPEGDSDEDLSDGKEHLEEEIEGSVDEEFTKSDEEYDDLAMQNFPESLYMSDEDVEFNKSNFFNDAISQISGDKSNKNDLLIEKYQRNLNLFMRTISEPFSESLLHAVSPHEEDKELPSGNFRPRKRSQSLLCGSMNH from the exons ATGGCGGGGGCGGAGGGTGTAGCGAAGCTGCTGTACGTAGTGGTGGTGGACAATGACGTGGCGTCGTCTTTTCGGTACACGCGGTCTGTTCTCCAGAGCACTCTGCAACTCATGGGTTGCAAGCCTCGACATGCCTTTAAG ATTAGCCAAAGTGTGTTTGAAATATTGAGACGTGATACAATGGTAGACAAGTTGGCTTCTGCGCGTTTTATGATGTCACAAGATTCTGGATTCCATAACCAAAGGGATACTGAATGCTATGATGACTGGTTGGACAGAGCAGATGTTGATCAATTAGATGTAGAGGAAGATAGGAGTAAAAGCATACCATTTGAATTGTACAAAAGACGCACCACAGTCGTCGTTAAAAGAAATCGTTTTCAAGATTTGGTCTGTGAAACTCTTTCTGAATACAAGTATGTGGGGCCGTATCAACGGGCTGATTTGTTTTTAGCTTGCAG aatcaaagaaaggaaagaaTCTATGACAGTGTTGTTGTGTGGCACTAGTGGCTGTGGAAAATCTACATTATCTGCCTTGCTG GGTAGCAGATTGGGTTTAACGACAGTTATATCTACGGATTCAATTCGGCATATGATGAGGAGCTTTGTTGATGAGAAACAGAATCCGTTACTTTGGGCTTCAACCTACCATGCTGGGGAACATTTAGACCCCGTGGCTGTTGCAGAAGCTAAGAGCAAAAGGAAAGCAAAGAAATCTGCTGGCATTTCAGCCACTTCAACTACTAAGGATGAGGCATTTAGAAATTCCACAGCTGGAAAATCTGATGGAAATTTCAACACCagtgatttgatcagttcgaaACAGATGGCGATTGAAGGATTCAAGGCACAAAGTGAAATGGTAATTGATAGCCTTGACCGTTTAATTACATCATGGGAAGATCGGAAAGAATCAGTGGTGGTGGAAGGCGTTCACTTGAGTCTCAATTTCGTG atggggctcATGAAGAAGCACCCATCAATTATACCATTCATGATATATATCTCTAATGAGGATAAGCACTTGGAAAGATTTGCAGTTCGAGCGAAGTACATGACACTGGATCCTGCTAAAAACAAGTATGTAAAATATATACGGAATATCAGACGAATTCAAGAATATCTTTGTGATAGAGCAGATAAGCATTTGGTGCCAAAAATAAACAATACAAATGTTGATAAAAGTGTAGCGGCCATTCATGCCACTGTTTTCAGCTGCTTAAGAAGGCGTCAGGCAGGAGAGCAGCTTTATGATCCAATCACAAACACGGTTGCCATTGTTGATGAGGAGTACAGGAATCAGCTTACTGCCAATTCCTTGAGCTCCAAGGGAATGTTTCAGTTGATCCAAAGGAAAGGTTCTAGTAATCAACTGATGGCACTTTTGAATCATGATGGTTCTGTGGCAAAGGCATGGCCTGTTGGAGTAACGGATGATAATGGCAACCCCACTGAGTGTCATGCAAAGGGAAACAGAGTAGGAACACCTATGTATGGGCCATTGCAGATAGGTAAAGCTGAACCGGTCAATTTGCAGTTTGGTCACTTCGGAATTAGCTCTTGGCCTAATGACACCGGATGCACGAGTAGCGCCAGCAGCATGGATGAATCAAGAGGCTTCCTAACTGAAAATAGTAGTAGACACTTTTCATCGTACTGTAGCTCTCCTAGGATCTCCAATGTACCTTCTAAGGAG CCTAAGGAAGACCGATCTGTACAAGGCAGTGATGAAGAGGTTGATCCTCCTGAGGGGGACAGTGATGAGGATCTTAGTGATGGAAAGGAACATCTCGAAGAAGAG ATCGAAGGATCTGTGGACGAGGAATTCACCAAGTCGGATGAGGAATATGATGATCTTGCTATGCAAAATTTTCCTGAGAGTTTATACATGTCTGACGAAGATGTGGAGTTTAACAAATCGAATTTCTTCAACGATGCAATTTCGCAAATTTCAGGAGACAAATCAAACAAAAACGATCTTCTAATTGAGAAGTATCAACGAAATCTGAACCTCTTCATGCGGACCATAAGTGAACCTTTCTCCGAGTCCCTGTTGCATGCAGTTTCTCCTCATGAAGAGGATAAGGAATTGCCTTCAGGTAATTTTCGACCACGAAAACGGTCTCAGAGCCTGCTTTGTGGAAGCATGAATCATTAA
- the LOC140830945 gene encoding P-loop NTPase domain-containing protein LPA1 homolog 1-like isoform X2, giving the protein MTWRRLFGTRGLFSRALCNSWVASLDMPLSQSVFEILRRDTMVDKLASARFMMSQDSGFHNQRDTECYDDWLDRADVDQLDVEEDRSKSIPFELYKRRTTVVVKRNRFQDLVCETLSEYKYVGPYQRADLFLACRIKERKESMTVLLCGTSGCGKSTLSALLGSRLGLTTVISTDSIRHMMRSFVDEKQNPLLWASTYHAGEHLDPVAVAEAKSKRKAKKSAGISATSTTKDEAFRNSTAGKSDGNFNTSDLISSKQMAIEGFKAQSEMVIDSLDRLITSWEDRKESVVVEGVHLSLNFVMGLMKKHPSIIPFMIYISNEDKHLERFAVRAKYMTLDPAKNKYVKYIRNIRRIQEYLCDRADKHLVPKINNTNVDKSVAAIHATVFSCLRRRQAGEQLYDPITNTVAIVDEEYRNQLTANSLSSKGMFQLIQRKGSSNQLMALLNHDGSVAKAWPVGVTDDNGNPTECHAKGNRVGTPMYGPLQIGKAEPVNLQFGHFGISSWPNDTGCTSSASSMDESRGFLTENSSRHFSSYCSSPRISNVPSKEPKEDRSVQGSDEEVDPPEGDSDEDLSDGKEHLEEEIEGSVDEEFTKSDEEYDDLAMQNFPESLYMSDEDVEFNKSNFFNDAISQISGDKSNKNDLLIEKYQRNLNLFMRTISEPFSESLLHAVSPHEEDKELPSGNFRPRKRSQSLLCGSMNH; this is encoded by the exons ATGACGTGGCGTCGTCTTTTCGGTACACGCGGTCTGTTCTCCAGAGCACTCTGCAACTCATGGGTTGCAAGCCTCGACATGCCTTTAAG CCAAAGTGTGTTTGAAATATTGAGACGTGATACAATGGTAGACAAGTTGGCTTCTGCGCGTTTTATGATGTCACAAGATTCTGGATTCCATAACCAAAGGGATACTGAATGCTATGATGACTGGTTGGACAGAGCAGATGTTGATCAATTAGATGTAGAGGAAGATAGGAGTAAAAGCATACCATTTGAATTGTACAAAAGACGCACCACAGTCGTCGTTAAAAGAAATCGTTTTCAAGATTTGGTCTGTGAAACTCTTTCTGAATACAAGTATGTGGGGCCGTATCAACGGGCTGATTTGTTTTTAGCTTGCAG aatcaaagaaaggaaagaaTCTATGACAGTGTTGTTGTGTGGCACTAGTGGCTGTGGAAAATCTACATTATCTGCCTTGCTG GGTAGCAGATTGGGTTTAACGACAGTTATATCTACGGATTCAATTCGGCATATGATGAGGAGCTTTGTTGATGAGAAACAGAATCCGTTACTTTGGGCTTCAACCTACCATGCTGGGGAACATTTAGACCCCGTGGCTGTTGCAGAAGCTAAGAGCAAAAGGAAAGCAAAGAAATCTGCTGGCATTTCAGCCACTTCAACTACTAAGGATGAGGCATTTAGAAATTCCACAGCTGGAAAATCTGATGGAAATTTCAACACCagtgatttgatcagttcgaaACAGATGGCGATTGAAGGATTCAAGGCACAAAGTGAAATGGTAATTGATAGCCTTGACCGTTTAATTACATCATGGGAAGATCGGAAAGAATCAGTGGTGGTGGAAGGCGTTCACTTGAGTCTCAATTTCGTG atggggctcATGAAGAAGCACCCATCAATTATACCATTCATGATATATATCTCTAATGAGGATAAGCACTTGGAAAGATTTGCAGTTCGAGCGAAGTACATGACACTGGATCCTGCTAAAAACAAGTATGTAAAATATATACGGAATATCAGACGAATTCAAGAATATCTTTGTGATAGAGCAGATAAGCATTTGGTGCCAAAAATAAACAATACAAATGTTGATAAAAGTGTAGCGGCCATTCATGCCACTGTTTTCAGCTGCTTAAGAAGGCGTCAGGCAGGAGAGCAGCTTTATGATCCAATCACAAACACGGTTGCCATTGTTGATGAGGAGTACAGGAATCAGCTTACTGCCAATTCCTTGAGCTCCAAGGGAATGTTTCAGTTGATCCAAAGGAAAGGTTCTAGTAATCAACTGATGGCACTTTTGAATCATGATGGTTCTGTGGCAAAGGCATGGCCTGTTGGAGTAACGGATGATAATGGCAACCCCACTGAGTGTCATGCAAAGGGAAACAGAGTAGGAACACCTATGTATGGGCCATTGCAGATAGGTAAAGCTGAACCGGTCAATTTGCAGTTTGGTCACTTCGGAATTAGCTCTTGGCCTAATGACACCGGATGCACGAGTAGCGCCAGCAGCATGGATGAATCAAGAGGCTTCCTAACTGAAAATAGTAGTAGACACTTTTCATCGTACTGTAGCTCTCCTAGGATCTCCAATGTACCTTCTAAGGAG CCTAAGGAAGACCGATCTGTACAAGGCAGTGATGAAGAGGTTGATCCTCCTGAGGGGGACAGTGATGAGGATCTTAGTGATGGAAAGGAACATCTCGAAGAAGAG ATCGAAGGATCTGTGGACGAGGAATTCACCAAGTCGGATGAGGAATATGATGATCTTGCTATGCAAAATTTTCCTGAGAGTTTATACATGTCTGACGAAGATGTGGAGTTTAACAAATCGAATTTCTTCAACGATGCAATTTCGCAAATTTCAGGAGACAAATCAAACAAAAACGATCTTCTAATTGAGAAGTATCAACGAAATCTGAACCTCTTCATGCGGACCATAAGTGAACCTTTCTCCGAGTCCCTGTTGCATGCAGTTTCTCCTCATGAAGAGGATAAGGAATTGCCTTCAGGTAATTTTCGACCACGAAAACGGTCTCAGAGCCTGCTTTGTGGAAGCATGAATCATTAA